A window from Ignavibacteriota bacterium encodes these proteins:
- a CDS encoding hybrid sensor histidine kinase/response regulator — protein MEFIDNKIIDKLLIPNENYFIASWSYNGDFTCQESFENLTGFTKEEISSFPYKHHSLTENGEDEQIYNSVIQLNFDEKISQITKIFKIISKAEKPIWLKEFISIDESNINNGFFSLLVDITDLKQREVEFHKIIETKTEQNNSKDKLISIISHDLRAPFTSLLGFSEILLNEQNLSEEEKREYLEYIYDASKIQLQMVNHLLDWTRLQTGAMKFEPQRLEIRDAVENCISVLTGVAIRKNIEIKIDGGKGIFVNADEKLISQAITNLLSNAVKFTPSGKQIKVNIGFYKNDMVEITVKDEGVGISESNQIKLFKVESKFSQTGTAGEKGSGLGLALVKEIIEKHSGKIWFYSELQKGSEFHFTIPKAEDTILIVEEHEDIRNEYQRVFSEKYPTFKIAFTKTGFEALNFILEKTPSVIISYHKMPLMNGIQLVSSLRKKDIHNKVSVIILIDKIDNEEKSEYKKLKVDNFIDFNKTPQEISEILSGIIS, from the coding sequence ATGGAATTTATCGATAATAAAATTATTGACAAACTTTTAATTCCAAATGAAAATTATTTTATTGCTTCATGGAGTTATAACGGAGATTTTACTTGTCAAGAATCTTTTGAAAATTTAACCGGATTTACAAAAGAAGAAATTTCAAGCTTTCCTTATAAACATCATTCGCTTACCGAAAATGGTGAAGATGAACAAATTTACAATTCAGTAATTCAATTAAATTTTGATGAAAAAATTTCGCAAATCACAAAAATCTTTAAAATCATATCAAAAGCAGAAAAACCAATTTGGCTTAAGGAATTTATTTCTATTGATGAATCAAATATTAATAATGGATTTTTTAGTCTGCTTGTTGATATAACCGATTTAAAACAAAGAGAAGTAGAATTTCATAAAATTATTGAAACGAAAACTGAACAAAATAATTCTAAGGATAAATTAATTTCAATTATTTCACACGATTTGCGAGCACCGTTTACAAGTTTGCTTGGTTTTTCAGAAATTCTATTGAATGAACAGAATTTATCCGAAGAAGAAAAACGTGAATATTTGGAATACATTTATGATGCTTCTAAAATTCAGTTGCAAATGGTAAATCATTTATTGGATTGGACTCGGCTTCAAACCGGAGCTATGAAATTTGAACCTCAAAGATTAGAAATAAGAGACGCTGTTGAAAATTGTATTTCTGTTTTAACCGGTGTTGCAATTAGAAAAAATATAGAAATTAAAATTGATGGCGGAAAAGGAATATTTGTAAACGCAGATGAAAAGTTAATTTCGCAAGCAATTACAAATTTATTAAGCAATGCCGTAAAATTTACTCCAAGCGGAAAACAGATAAAGGTAAATATCGGATTTTACAAAAACGATATGGTTGAAATTACTGTAAAAGACGAAGGCGTTGGAATTTCCGAAAGTAACCAGATAAAATTATTTAAAGTTGAAAGTAAATTTTCTCAAACCGGAACTGCCGGCGAAAAGGGAAGCGGTTTGGGTTTAGCTTTGGTAAAAGAAATTATCGAAAAACATTCAGGTAAAATTTGGTTTTATTCTGAATTGCAGAAGGGCAGCGAATTTCATTTTACAATTCCCAAAGCTGAAGATACAATTTTAATTGTTGAAGAACATGAAGATATACGAAATGAATATCAGAGAGTTTTTTCTGAAAAATATCCAACATTTAAAATTGCATTTACAAAAACCGGATTTGAAGCACTGAATTTTATTTTAGAAAAAACTCCTTCCGTAATAATTTCTTATCATAAAATGCCGCTTATGAATGGAATTCAATTAGTTTCTTCACTTAGAAAAAAAGATATTCATAATAAAGTTTCAGTAATTATTTTAATTGATAAAATTGATAATGAAGAAAAATCGGAATATAAAAAACTTAAAGTTGATAATTTTATAGACTTTAACAAAACACCGCAAGAAATTTCTGAAATTCTATCCGGAATTATTTCTTAA